A genomic window from Glycine soja cultivar W05 chromosome 10, ASM419377v2, whole genome shotgun sequence includes:
- the LOC114371630 gene encoding uncharacterized protein LOC114371630 produces MASDSSSALNTNSTVWEGIWHAEASSRCKKLVWRACSEGLPVRSLLLQKGIIKGDDTCPCCRTCKETTTHALLLCEEVKPFWLGSPLGLRVDWLHNVANITMSQWVDQCLDVLDKRGMGMLCAMVWGLWHKRNAWVIRKKKLDFAQVMAKALSVFATQEWVPPLDSKVKVNFAVSAIEDVGTGFGVIFRNSKAETMASGTYFLKDECYDSEIAATVCYKWAIEKSQELFFIDANFETDCQQLYNQWNEFTQENNTSSASYLDELLEECRTMMQGTEASLTLVAHTANKVAQCLARLAFDYGEKDWIDEVPNKALESLQSDLAAIADASADRSINVNIVLQD; encoded by the exons ATGGCAAGTGATAGTTCAAGTGCGTTGAACACAAATTCAACGGTGTGGGAGGGTATATGGCACGCAGAGGCATCTTCAAGGTGCAAGAAACTCGTGTGGCGCGCGTGCAGTGAGGGACTACCCGTGAGATCTTTGTTGTTACAAAAGGGCATCATCAAAGGGGACGACACGTGTCCCTGCTGCCGCACGTGCAAAGAAACAACCACACACGCTTTGTTGCTATGTGAGGAGGTTAAACCCTTTTGGTTGGGGTCTCCATTGGGGCTTAGAGTCGACTGGTTGCACAATGTGGCTAATATCACTATGTCACAATGGGTTGATCAATGTTTGGATGTTTTGGATAAAAGAGGAATGGGTATGTTATGTGCCATGGTGTGGGGTTTGTGGCACAAACGCAATGCTTGGGttataagaaagaagaaattggATTTCGCACAAGTTATGGCCAAGGCCTTGTCTGTGTTTGCTACTCAAGAGTGGGTCCCACCTTTAGATTCCAAAGTTAAGGTCAATTTTGCTGTTTCTGCGATAGAGGATGTTGGGACTGGATTCGGAGTGATTTTTAGAAACTCTAAAGCTGAAACTATGGCATCAG GTACATATTTTCTGAAGGATGAGTGTTATGATTCCGAAATTGCTGCGACAGTATGCTATAAGTGGGCCATAGAGAAATCACAGGAACTCTTTTTCATTGATGCTAATTTCGAAACTGATTGCCAACAGTTATACAATCAGTGGAACGAATTCACACAGGAAAACAACACTAGTTCTGCTTCTTACCTTGATGAACTTCTAGAAGAATGCAGAACAATGATGCAGGGTACAGAAGCATCTCTCACATTGGTGGCTCACACAGCCAATAAAGTGGCACAGTGTTTAGCCAGATTGGCTTTTGATTATGGTGAGAAAGATTGGATTGATGAGGTGCCGAATAAGGCATTAGAATCTTTACAATCTGATCTTGCAGCAATTGCTGATGCTTCTGCTGATCGATCAATAAATGTGAATATTGTTTTGCAGGACTAG